The Clupea harengus chromosome 26, Ch_v2.0.2, whole genome shotgun sequence region GAGAGTTGGAGTCAAGACAAACAGTTGCCCTAGTAACCCTCAGAGAGTTGGAgtcaagacaaacaaacagttgCCCTAGTAACGCTCAGAGAGTTGTTCATTCTCAACAAGCTCTCTCCCAACCACAAACAACCCAGCAAACTGATAACGTATATCAGTTGGATACAGACTCCTCATTCAGAACGCAGACTATTATAGTTCTAGAATAACCACTGGTTCAGAATGCAGACTATTATAGTTCTGGAATAAcgaaccagaccagaccagtggCTCAGAATGCAGACTATTATagttctagaataacgcccactCTGGCTCAGAATGCAGACACTACTGGAAGTCTCCTACAGTTCTAACTAAGAGCTTAGCTTATTACTTATACATAAGTGGCTTATAGCAACTCATAGGAAAGTCATACAGGCCTTATACAAAGACTTCATAGGAATCTTGCAAATTATATAAAATCCTCAGATCAGACTCTCAAGGGAAACTCATGAGAAGTTTATAGTGGTTCATATGGAGGCCATAACACACCACACCTGGTCATAGAGAAGCCATAACACACCTGATCATAGAGAAGCCATATCACACCTGATCATAGAGAAGCCATATCACACCTGATCATAGAGTAGCCATAACACACCTGGACATAGAGAAGCCATAACACACCTGATCATAGAGAAGCCATATCACACCTGATCATAGAGAAGCCATATCACACCTGATCATAGAGTAGCCATAACACACCTGATCATAGAGTAGCCATAACACACCTGATCCTGATCATAGAGAAGCCATATCACACCTGATCATAGAGAAGCCATAACACACCTGATCATAGAGTAGCCATAACACACCTGATCCTGATCATAGAGAAGCCATATCACACCTGATCATAGAGAAgccataacacaacacacctgATCATAGAGAAgccataacacaacacacctgATCATAGAGAAgccataacacaacacacctgATCATAGAGAAGCCATAACACACCTGGTCATATAGAAGCCATAACACACCTGATCCTGTCATAGAGAAGCCATAACATATCATACCTGGTCAGCATCCACCCTTTAGGCCAGAGTGACTTCACCTCACTTTCCAGAAAGTTCCTCAGGTATTCCTCAGCGTTTGGCTGTTGCCGCTTCGCCTGCTCATAGAAACCCATCTTAATCTGAACAACCTCGCACAGGAGAGCCCTGACGaggaaggaacacacacacaccacacacaccacacacacacaccagtattaaaagaCCACTATGTTAACTGTTTggtgtgacacagacacaggtcagTATTATTGTTGATGACGCACGGCTCTCACCTCATCTCCTTACTCCAGTGTATCCTCTTCTGCGGTGGTGATGATGTCGTTCCCTTCCCtaccttcatctctccctcctcctcctcctcaggttcgtccttcttctcttcctgttctctctctcgcccctcaTAGTTAGCTCTTTAAAAGACCACAGACATTAACGCCACAGTCAGTGATACCGAGACCACAGACATTAACGCCACAGTCAGTGATACCGAGACCACAGACATTAACACCACTGTCAGTGATAGCGAGACCATAGACATTAACACCACAGTCAGTGATAGCGAGACCATAGACATTAACATCACAGTCAGTGATAGCGAGACCATAGACATTAACGCCACAGTCAGTGATAGCGAGACCATAGACATTAACACCACTGTCAGTGATAGCGAGACCATAGACATTAACGCCACTGTCAGTGATAGCGAGACCATAGACATTAAAGCCACAGTCAGTGAGAGACCATAGACATTAACGCCACAGTCAGTGATAGCGAGACCATAGACATTAACGCCAGTCAGTGAGAGACCATAGACATTAACGCCACAGTCAGTGAGAGACCATAGACATTAACGCCACATTCAGTGACGAGTGAAGCCAAATACCCCCTTCAGTGTTCAGCACCAGTGATATTAGTGATCACTTCCCCATCACTGACACACGGGTGTGATGTCACTTCCCCATCACTGACACACGGACGTGATGTCACTTCCCCATCACTGACACACGGACGTGATGTCACTTCCCCCATCACTGACAAACGGGTGTGATGTCCTTAAAAGTGCTTTTGAAGaaatgatttgtgtatgttagtgtgtgcacatatacaAGTCTAAGTATGATGAGTAACATACCTAAGGCTCAtactgtacagtgtgtgtgtgtgtgtgtgtgtgtgtgtgtgtgtgtgtgtgttacacagttCATACTTGGCATTTCGGACGTCAGTGAAAGTTCGACAAGCGTCCTGGAAACGGGCGATCTGCTCAGGCATCGCCATGGCAATGGACTCCTTGAGTTTCTGGAGGGCTGCAAGAAGACTCCCAACCTGATGATGCAAGCAGACAAAAAAagacgagagtgtgtgtgtgtacctgtggttTGACTGTTTGAAGGCTctctaggagtgtgtgtgtgtgtgtgtgttgctgtgttttgagtgtgagCTTGCCAGGTCTcttcgtgagtgagtgagtgtgtacctTGAGTGTGAGTTTGCGGGCTCTCttcaggagggtgtgtgtgtgtgtgtgtgtgtgtacctgtggttTGAGTGTGAGCTTGCCTGGACTCttcaggagtgagtgtgtgtgtgcgtgcgtgtgtgtacctgtggtgtgtgtgagcttgcggGCTCtcttcaggagtgtgtgtgtgtgtgtgtgtgtgtgtgtgtgtgtctacctgtggtgtgtgtgtgagcttgcggGCTCTCTTCAGGAGTGTGTCTCTGCTGAAAGGCAGGTGATTGGAGAGGTGTGTGAAGACACGCGAACGCACTGCTGGACCCAACTCTCTGCTCCGCACTTcgacactaccccccccccacacacacacagagaattaaAACCCAACTCTTAGCTACGCACttccacactaccacacacaacacacacagatttaaaacATGTTCAGGTCAAGCTCTGGATTTCACCTCCGGAccaacagacagagcagaggaaggaagaaaaaaaaaaaaagatcagaaaagATAAAGACTAGATCAAATTAAGGATAAGATACgggaatgcatgtgtgtgtgtgtgtgtgtgtgtttgtgtacgtgcgtgcgcatgtgtgtgtgtgtgtgtgtgtgtgtgtgtgtgtgtgtgtgcgtgtcaccCACTCCAGCAGCATGCTGTTGACCTCCTGAGTGAAGAACTTCAGCTTGCTCTCGCCCTCACACACCCTGGCAACCTGTCAACAGCAAGAACACACGTCagcccagatcacacacacacacacacacacacacagccagaatcacacacacaaacacactaacaatcagccagaatcacacacacaaaacacacaatcagccagaatctcacacacacactaacaatcaGCCagaatctctcacacacacacacacacacacaaacaatcagccagaatctcacacacacacaaacaatcagccagaatcacacacacaaaacacacaatcagccagaatctcacacacacacactaacaatcagccaaaatctctctctcacacacacacacacactaacaatcagccagaatctcacacacacaaacaatcagccagaatcacacacaccatcagccagaatcacacacacaaacacactaacaatcAGCcagaatctctctcacacacacacacacacacacacacaatcagccagaataacacacacaaacttagtGCACTTTAAGTCTGATCTACATGTGACCATCAACAGACATGACAGCAGTCTGATCTACATGTGACCATGACAACAGTCTGATCTACATGTGACCATGACAGCAGTCTGCTATGCATGGGGCCCTGAGCTGCACCAAAGTCTGTCtgtccatacacacagaatgcatcatcattcattcattcattcacccaagtctgtccatacacacagaatGCATCATCATTCATTAaaatcattcattaattcacccAAGTCtgtccatacacacagaatGCATCATCACTCATTCATTTCACCCAAGTCtgtccatacacacagaagtgcttcatcattcattcattaattcacccAAGTCtgtccatacacacagaatGCATCATCACTCATTCATTTCACCAAAGTCCGTCCATACACACAGAATGCAtcatctttcattcattcattcatccatccatccattcaccaAAGTCtgtccatacacacagaatGCTTCATCATTCATTAAAACATTCATTCACCAAAGTCtgtccatacacacagaagTGCTTCATCATTCgttcatcattcatcattcattcgttcatccattcatccatccatccaacagAAACATCATGGTGAGCTTTTATGACCATGTAAACAAACACGGCCTAAAGGCGACCggtagcattagcattagcggtGTCAAATGCAGCTTAAAGGTAACCGCTAGTGTTAGCAGAGTGAAATGCGGCCTAAAGGCGACtgatagcattagcattagcggtGTGAAATGCAGCTTAAAGGTAACCGCTAGTGTTAGCAGAGTGAAATGCGGCCTAAAGGCGACtggtagcattagcattagcagtcAACCTCTGGCTGAGTTCCGGCCCAGTCGTGGCTGTTGTGGACTCACCTGTGGCTGAGTTCAGGCCCAGTCGTGGCTGAGTTGTGGACTCACCTGTGGCTGAGTTCAGGCCCAGTCGTGGCTGAGTTGTGGACTCACCTGTGGCTGAGTTCAGGCCCAGTCGTGGCTGAGTTGTGGACTCACCTGTGGCTGAGTTCAGGCCCAGTCGTGGCTGAGTTGTGGACTCACCTGTGGCTGAGTTCAGGCCCAGTCGTGGCTGAGTTGTGGACTCACCTGTGGCTGAGTTCCGGCCCAGCCGTGGCTGAGTTGTGGACTCACCTGTGGCTGAGTTCAGGCCCAGTCGTGGCTGAGTTGTGGACTCACCTGTGGCTGAGTTCAGGCCCAGTCGTGGCTGAGTTGTGGACTCACCTGTGGCTGAGTTGTGGACTCACCTGTGGCTGAGTTCCGGCCCAGTCGTGGCTGAGTTGTGGACTCACCTGTGTGAGGTCCCTGATGCACGCCCggagaggtgaggggagacCATGAGGGGGTGTGGCCACAAGCTTCTGGCTGCTTTGGGACACAGGCTGGTCAACGCTGGCCCTTGGAGGAGGCGTGCTCTGAATGGTCAAATCTATTAGtggtgtgctctgattggttaaatCTATTGGtggtgtgctctgattggttaaatCTATTGGtggtgtgctctgattggttatCCTGGCAGGTAGGGTGCTCTGATTGGCCAAGAGGGCCGGCGGAGTGCTCTGATGATTGGTGCTCCCACTGgccggcggcggcggtgggGAGAGCtccagtggggtggggggcggggcgATGAGGGGTCTGTCGAACTGGAACTCCTGAAGCTTCCCGTGCTGCAGCTTGCGAAGAACGCTGTCCAGGTTCAACGGCCCCGACCGCGGACGCCTCGGCTGCTTCTGGGGGGGAGGACGCGCCTCAGAGGGGGTCGGACGCGGAATGAGTGGgaggctgaggaagaggaagaggaagaggaagtgtatGAGGAACAGGGGGAAGCTCTTAAATGGATCTAGGGATGAAGGCATCAGATGCAGGAGCAGACTAGTTCATCATTCTGCCCCAGTCCTTTTCATGAACAGAGAATGTTGTCACACAGTTGAGCAAACAACATCCTTTAGTTAACATTCACCTGTACATCATTTTGTTTGTCGAGTTTGATGCAATCAGATGCCATTAGCATTAGCTATTCTAATTACCCAGCATCAGCTGTCTAGAGATTGTTGCCGTGATGACGTCCGTGATTGTTAGATGTATAAGATGATGTTTGTTAGCGAGTTCTGATTCCAATAACccacctggggggtattcgtcgtagctcgctaagcggtttagcgagctaattttcaggctaagataaaaaacgcccctctttttggttcgtggaagcaacttttgataaatcaccatagttacatatcgattagcactaacctgctccagggcaggctaacttaagtgtagctggataagcttgccacacccccggaaaaaggagggatcccattgaccaaggactgatattagatagttaataagattagcggagggagagagttctttgcaatcgccaagatcaattattcttgtatgagcgctaccgattcagccgacaaggaatcattaatttacaagaccttctcgagtcatttattgcaaacaccacagtcgaacattgactgtcttgcgcttttttgcgagtggtacatttttgtagtgtcggtgatgcggagaacaaagcactcataattatatgagcgttattagtagcctacaccatagcatatcattattgtagaaaatggttaaggtggactcatgataagaatagagagaaatagacaatttattttcactgcttcaatttattgcatttcttattaatacatttagtcatttaacagacgcttttattcaaagcgacttacaagaaaatgtagaactatatcgaggaaggaggtgaggggatttgaactagcaaccttgtagtttcgaaccggtagagagaacctctgtactagttgacacttgccgtcagttattcatacatagatatcaccctataaacatcccaacacaccttgctctcacagcggtggcggtgttgaattttgccatgattatggtcttgtattcttcataagcgttcatgttcatctcctgctggccagcggagaaaaaaagagccattttctttgagtttagaaccattataccgctagaaaatcattgttttggtgatcgacctttcctgccttttgaagtaggacgtgcacgcgcaaatgccccggtaagtttagcctggttgaaattaaccacatgatttggatgcggatcagccgttaacgaaccgatatttgctgttctcaatcagctcgctaatcttaacgggctaaaaggccaattgattaacttagcttcaatcctacgacgaacgtacccctgctGTTGTCTAGTGGGagtgttgtcatagtgatgtttgTGAGTTCTGATTCTTTTTAGCCAGCTTCAGATTTCTAGTGTGACCGTTGCCATAGTGATGTTTGTGAGTTCTGATTCTTTTTAGCCATTGCCATAGTGATGTAATTACCCAGCTTCAGTGGACTTCTCCTCCagtctcttctttttcttcttcaacttctgctctcctccatctttcaGCTTACGCTTCTGATGAGGGAAGACAAACACAGCCtaactgcactgtgtgtgtgtgtgtgtgtgtgtgtgtgtgtgtgtgatgggttaatatgcatgtgagtgtgtgtatgtgtgtgtgtgatgggttaatatgcatgtgtgtgtgtgtgtgtgtgtgtgtgtgtgtgtgatgggttaatattcatgtgagtgtgtgtgtgagtgtgtgtaatgggtcaatatgcatgtgtgtgtgtgtgtgtgatgggtcaatatgcatgtgtgtgtgtgtgtgtgtgtgtgtgtgatgggttaacatgtgtgtgtgtgtgtgtgtgtgtgtgtgtgtgagacttaaTTTGTACCTTTACTATCTTGGTTGTCTCTGGGTCTCCATCAGAGccagatgtcacacacactgctccatcAGATGTCCGGCGGTATTGGAGCGCGCCGGAGTTGATATAGAAGCCGCCATGTTCCGTGGTGAGAGACGACGGCACAAACTCATCATACTGcagcaaaatacacacacacaataagacacacacacacacacacagaccacacacacacacacacacacacacacacacacacacacacacagataaacacacacaatcacagagacacacacaaatcagacagacagaccacacacccccacagataaacatacaaaatcagacacctcacacacacatacacacacacacacacacacacacacacaatcatgtaggataagcatatcattttgttatagattgctagtGACTATTCCCccccaaaataatgaaaaccatgAGGGACATAGGCCTTTTCGAGGGCATCTATAGCATAAGGCACTAGCGTGATATAGCATAAGGCACTAGCGTGATATAGCATAAGGCACTAGCGTGTCGAgggcatatatagcataaggcACTAGCGTGATTTCAAAGATGAACTTGttttacacacatgtgtatttAAGAGGCGGCAATCTGAGCGAGTCACTTCCGCCAAACTCACTGTTGGAGGGCTTTCCCCACggacccctccaccccacaggaactatgtgcacacacacacacacacacacacacacacacagtaactatGTGTGAAAAAGGCTttaggcgcgcacacacacacacaggaactatGTGTGAAAAAGGCTttaggcgcgcacacacacacacacacacacacacacaggaactatGTGTGAAAAAGGCTTTAGGCGCACACACGGGCCAGGCCCAAGGACTCACCGCCTCAGAGTTATCAATAAAAGAGTCCTCGTCATCATAGCCGTCACCGATGTCCACCAGGTCAGATATGCGGTCTTTCCTTGGTTTGTCAGGTCCTCCctgaagggcacacacacacacccacacagtacGGCAACATACGCTCACATATTTGGCTATAAACAACCACATTTGCAACAGTACGGCAACATACGCTCACATATTTGgctataaacaaacacatttgcaacagtACGGCAACATACGCTCACATATTTGgctataaacaaacacatttgcaacagtAAGGCGACATACGCTCACATATTTGGCTATAAAGAACCACATTTGCAACAGTACGGCGACATACGCTCACATATTTGGCTATAAACAACCAAATTTGCCACAGTACGGCAACATACGCTCACATATTTGgctttaaacaaacacatttgcaacagtAGCTACGGCGACATCTGCTCACATATTTGGATTCAAACTTCTTTGCCAGAACTTCAAGTTCATTTCTCTCGTTTTCCGCGTCCACCTCTTCGAAAGTTTTAGGTCGTTTTTGCGCTTCATTGGCCTGACGTACAcgaaacaaacacattaacgTTAACGTCAGTTTGTGTTgttaaacacatgaacacaacgTCAGTTAGATTAACAAACCCCAAAGAGCTTAGGcaacacaataaacacaacgtCAGTTAGATTACCAAACCCCAATAAATTTAGgcaacacattaaacacaacGTCAGTTAGATTACCAAACCCCAATAAGCTTAGgcaacacattaaacacaacGTCAGTTAGATTACCAAACCCCAATAAGCTTAGGCAACAACAGGTGCTTTTGCTCCACGCTAGCGTGGCTAACTAATGTAACAGCGCTGTTTTCCACTGATGGCACCTTGTGAATCTGTGTTAATGTCTAGTgaatctgtgtttctgtttatgtctagtgtgtgtgtgtgtgtgtgtgtgtgatgtagcaGCAGTGTTTTCCACTGATAGCACCTTCACCAATTCCGAATAGCAGAACTCTGGGCAACGATGCTCGTTGGACGGGCGCAGCTGCAGCTCGAAGCGCACGGTAGTCACCGTCCCAAGGAGGTTCGCCTCGGGTTTGGACTCGTTAACGGGCAGCTTCGGCGACGGTGCCGCCGGTAGAGGAGTGTCACCGGACAAGGTGGTGAGCTGGATTCGACGCGGCAGTGCCATGATGACCCACGACAGACCAAATTGCGGAAACTCGGAGAACTCGTGACGAGCAAACTTCAGAAGAGGCGCAACGGGACTAATTGGATGCAGGTTCCTAGGTTACCTTAAATCCAATTATCTTTAGTTTCATGTATGCCTGATTCGGTTAACTTGTGGTGACCCAGTCGTTTGATCAATATCCAAATCCCCACGTTCAATTAGTCTTTTGTCTATGTTGGTTATGCTTACATGGGCATTTGGGTTTGGATTAAACGGTTGGTCACGGTTGGTGAATCAAATCCTAATTAACGTAGGCctatattaatgtatattttataaAACATAAATTAACATAGTAAATTCCATTACAGTAAATTACGTTACCCTTGTGATAACTAATTGTTTTATAGGCCTATGCAATCAAATCGTCACTAAACTGAATCTGGTTCTGAGTCACTCATGTGACCATAGCAATCCTATCGATTAATACCTACTGCAGTTAATCAATTaaaagtttatatttatatttatttatatataagcTACAGTGAGAGGTATACCTGTAATATTTGGCCCCCATGGTCAAAAGAGGAATCTGCAttgacacacgcgcacgcgcacgcacgcacacacacaagtcccaGAATGCACCACTAGCAGGCCAGTGCAGGCTGCTCATTATTTTAAGTTGGAGCACCTGTGAAGGAAAGGTCTCAGCAAACatctcagcagagagagagacagagacagagacacacacacacacacacacacacacacacacacacacacacacacacacacacacacacacacacacacacaaaggatctACTCGCGGTGCAACCAAAGAAGCAACTGGTACAGTAACtaagtgtgttttttattgtgaTGATCATTTGCTGTTGGAAGTgctgttataataataataattaagataataattaagacctttgtcaggtttttaatggcacacacgacacactggaacacacacgtgcatacatggaggcgacacaggacacacacacacacacacaggtaagcctgaggtcgcggtgaatttattttctgctttttcccatcctggaccgcccttcctcaaggaccacccaggagcagtgggcagcttgtagcgcccggggaccaagtgaagtgaactgtccatctttggtcggGGATGGACATATGTTCTGTTTATAGACATTGATGGTTGATGATGGTAGTATGAATTGTTTGATTTGTGTAATGATAATAaccaagcagcacacagcatacaggcAGCATGCTTATCAGTTTGCTGCCTGCAAAtgagtttggctttttgtttgaGTATATTTTGTCACTCCCTCATAAATTGAACAATGATGTTTGAAGtgcttttcttaaaaaaaacacctatGCTGCATACTGTTTGCAGTCATTAAACAGTCATTCTGTCATTAGTTGGGATTGTTTCAGCAATTCCAACTGTTGTAAGCCTTGGTACTGAAATAGTTTGAagtttatttgcattttgtaCAACTTgtacttttttgtgttttgaaggTTTTCAACCTAATGAACCAACCAGACCAAACAAataaggaaaaataaagatcaATCTGAGTTGGAAAGAGTTGTCCCGTGCGTACTTTGGGGTTCATGTATCAGGCCAtttcaagttgggccagagagtTAGACAAGAAAAACCTAGga contains the following coding sequences:
- the LOC122128867 gene encoding ubinuclein-1-like — translated: MALPRRIQLTTLSGDTPLPAAPSPKLPVNESKPEANLLGTVTTVRFELQLRPSNEHRCPEFCYSELVKANEAQKRPKTFEEVDAENERNELEVLAKKFESKYGGPDKPRKDRISDLVDIGDGYDDEDSFIDNSEAYDEFVPSSLTTEHGGFYINSGALQYRRTSDGAVCVTSGSDGDPETTKIVKKRKLKDGGEQKLKKKKKRLEEKSTEAG
- the LOC105913013 gene encoding ubinuclein-1, which codes for MPSSLDPFKSFPLFLIHFLFLFLFLSLPLIPRPTPSEARPPPQKQPRRPRSGPLNLDSVLRKLQHGKLQEFQFDRPLIAPPPTPLELSPPPPPASGSTNHQSTPPALLANQSTLPARITNQSTPPIDLTNQSTPPIDLTNQSTPLIDLTIQSTPPPRASVDQPVSQSSQKLVATPPHGLPSPLRACIRDLTQVARVCEGESKLKFFTQEVNSMLLDVEVRSRELGPAVRSRVFTHLSNHLPFSRDTLLKRARKLTHTPQVGSLLAALQKLKESIAMAMPEQIARFQDACRTFTDVRNAKANYEGREREQEEKKDEPEEEEEGEMKVGKGTTSSPPQKRIHWSKEMRALLCEVVQIKMGFYEQAKRQQPNAEEYLRNFLESEVKSLWPKGWMLTRILLKESHKAHLHLTNTCIRGKKRSVTNTKLKYVHSKHTICT